CCAGGTTTTAGATCTAAAGCATATAACTTACCTGAAGAATACGTAGAAATATCCCACTTTGGGTCACAGCTCCAGAACAGGAACAGGTCATCAGAAGACCACCTCTTTTTGTGAGTTGCATGGCAAGGGAATTCAAATTCCGGTACATGCCAGATGCACTGTGTAGAACCTATAAGGTGATAAAACATTCAAAGAGAGAAAACTCAGTGAGTAAGTAGAAGAAACAATGACCTgctaattgtaaaattttagaGACAATGCCAGCCCAAACAAGAATTTGCAAGATCTATTGTTTTCAGTTTCAAGTACACAGTTTATGGCATTAAATATCTTCATTGAGATTCAATGACTGAAAAAAGCATGCCTTAATCTTATCTTTGTTTCCAATCAAACATTCAACGTAGTAAGCATTTCTATGTGCATCGCATATACAAGTACGACCTCAACTGCCTTGCAATTTCCCTGTGTTACTGTTTCAAAACCAACAACACATGAAAATAACTGaatgaaagattttttttctttgattaaaAGTAGCTCACCAAGACAAAGAGGAACACAAATTAGAGATGGGATGATAAGGAATCCCCCAAACAGTAAACAAGTTagtaaaaaagagaaaaatctgTTGTGTAAGTTACAAAGAATTAAAATCCAAAATCTGTCGACTCACAACAAAGCCTTCTTAAATTCAAAAGTAATATCACCAAACAATTCAATCAGACTGAAGGAGAGTATATGATTCTGTTATGAATCTGATGATTTCACAACAAAGCCTGCAATCACTAACTCTTAGCagatctatctatctatctatatatcaTACAAAACCTTTACAATGTTACTTTAAATATGACATAAAAATGTTCTTAAAATAGTTTACTATACTCTCAATCAAAACTCTATTACTAAACTAAACTCAATCAAGTACAGTAGAATTACTAAACtctattattcttttataatatttgttttccaAAGGCAGGAGTGGGTTTAAACTTCAATCTTTTACTTGCAGAAAATCAGTAAACAGAAGACTAGCAATGCAAATACCACTTCAAATCGCTAGATTCATTAAGAAATGTATAAACAATAGAGATATATTTAATCACCTCAAAATGGAAACATTTTTAAGATagttacatgtttatttttaaggtAGTTACATGTTTTGGGGAATAAAAGGGGTATCTAAGAAACATTAGACCAACTTATGTGAAGATCTTCAAGAAAGTGTCATAATGAAAGTGGTTGAGAATTTACAAAACTAAGTATCAGATGTTTTAGACCGTAGAATAAACGTTGCACCTTGTGGATACACCAGATAAACTCACCAAACATAACAGAATTACAGACACACATATACAGGTACAACCATAACAACcaatctaataataatattagttaatAACAGAATGTTATAGATCATActacaaaatgaaagaaaaaataaacaaaaaacataaaccATATCACAAACATAATTGGTACCTTTTTTGTTGGTGCTAGTTTAGGAGGATCGATGATGACAATATCCCAAGATTCATTTCTCAAGAGAGCACCCTTCATATATTCAGTTGCATCTTCCTTCAAAAAGGATATTCTTCCAGGATCAATGCTGTTGAGTAGAACATTTTCTTTAGCAAGCTCCAAAGCTAGCAGTGATGTGTCAATACCTAACAAAGTTGTTGGAATAATCAGACTTGTTAAATCAGTTCAGTAGCCACAATATAATACTGATCAAATAAACTATCACTGAATATATTTGTTTCTGCAAAGACTTTTTAGaagattattataatataaaaagaaaattctcaATTGCTACTGATGAATGTCAAATCTACTTCTGAAGACTTACAGTATTTCAAGCCAGGGAAAAGAAATTCAcctactttaaaaaaataaaaataaaaaactatcagCGGTAATACAGAATAGTTCTTAGGTTATTATAACTTACTGGGGCGGGCCTATATATCGGTTAGGGAGACAAACTATACAGAGTCGGTCATTCCCACTCTTAAGTTTTCATCCCATTCTTAATCTTTTTCTCTAACAAACAGGATGAGTCACAGCTGATATACATATGATATGCAGGCAATTGGATGACTTAAAGCCGTTCAGATCAATGGTCCACAATATAGGAAGACTCTTGCttgattaatgattaattattaataggTTTAACTGTTAAAATTTAGCAATAAATGTTATAAGTTTAGTTCCAAGTTTGGATTCGAGTCAGGAATACTTAACATCACTAGCTCAAGGATGCTACGATGTATGCATCCTTCCTTTCCAAATTTCAAGCATGAGACAGTAAAACAGCAAAGTATCAACAGCATTATAATGTCAATTGTAAGCAGTgataattcttataaaaaaaatgagaactaAAATCATATAACCAACCAGTGACATTTAAAGCACCTCCACGCACAGCATTTAGAGCAAAACCACCACTATAGCAGCAAAGATCAAGAACCTTTAGACCATCTGAAATTGTTGATATAAACTGCCGATTCTCACGCTGATCTGCATAAAATCCTGTCTTCTGGCCCTTAAGTGAAATTGTGTATCCAATTCCATTTTCCACAATCTGAAAAGATCTTAAGAAGTGAAAATGCAGGTCATATTTTTCAGATCCTTAGTTCTAGACACCTTATATGACTATATAACACATTGTAGAGCAAAAATATACAATTGACAGTAGATAATACGAGAATAACAAAACACACAAGAATCGAGAATAACAAAAACACACAAGAATATATTATGTTCACTCAATATGGAAATTCCAGTGTATTTTCACCCTTCTGTAAAAACATCACAGCTTCCATTCAACAAGTTCGGTTCATTTACATCTTCATTAGACATATGCGTGTTAGAAGTGGTTCTTCAAACTGTGATTAACCATATGGAGCACTTATTATTTGTTGTGGCTATTTATTTTGTGCCCCACATCAATTTGATGACTGCAAAGAAATCTATGAAGAAAAAAGTAAGGCTGTTGTCTATGCAGAATACATGTTCCTTTACCAAGATCAAACTCGGGATTAGCCTTTCCCATACAAAACAATGTATGCCCTGCCCCCAAGGTTtaagtaaagaaaaaattgCACTGTTGATCGTTGCATACCTTTGTTCTTTCAGGGCATGTAGATGAATGCATTTCTTTTAAATCAGATTCATTCATCCCGTCCTCCTTCAAAATATCAACAGATGGCCTCCAATTTATATGATTGATATAATTGATTTTCCCGAGGCATGCCTCTATCTCTGATTTGTATTTCTCAACCCAAGCAGCAGATGATGCTACTACAGCTACATCTCCAAAGACGTCAATTATCAATCCTGATAATCTGTAGGGAACAGTCAAACCCAATTCAAAACCATGCAATCTTCTTGATTAGACCTTATTTTGCATTTAAAGCTGTAAGGatagaaattcaaataaaaagatatatgcATCTGGTAAAACATGTACCAGATATTAATACCGTTTACTGTTGGTACTTGGAAGCACTGTGCATAACTAGATTATTGTTAACAACATCACAAGAAAAGcattgaaaataaagataaatatcaTGTATTTATTGCATAGCAATTCTGTAGTGATAGATTATCTGATATAGAGGAAACCAAGCATTCTCATTATGTGTAATTAATATAACTTGTCTATATAAATCAACTACACATCATTAAAACACATGGTCTCAGCACTATTTGACTAagttttcttttccatttaacAAAATCAAGAAGATGTAATACATCAATTTATAAAGTGATCGGTAGCCATAATGGTAAACACAGGCATGCTATGtgtattattaaagaaaatcatGAAATGAAGTTTAACATATAGCATACTTACTAATAATCTAAGTTAGATGAAAATCACTCACACCCAGTGGCTCCACCAAAAACACACCAAATGACTCCCTGCCATTTCCCCAAAATTTCCCTCCCCTTTATCTTTGCACTCTGACCATTTCCCCCTCCTTCCTATCCACCTTGCCACATTGGCAAGGGTGCTACAAATAAAATCTATCTTCTGATCCtaactcttattttttttttagcatAAATGAGCGCCTGATACAGTACATTAAAGTTGacaatttgaaacataaaaaagaaaagttaaaaccTACATCTCTCACCTGTCACCCTCACTGTTGATTAGGCGGTATGCATTTGTGTGGACTGATGGAAGACCCAACCTTCTACGCACTTCAACAGCTGCATCAATTCTTGTTTCAATCAGTTTCTCCATATTGAGTGCACAATATGAATCGCTGTATTATCAAGAATTAATGATCAGAGGTCTGGTGATGCAATGGAAAAGCAATGTTAAGAATTATTGAGTTATTCAGGCATTATTGCAATTCTtgtgaaatttaagaaaatatattctcAGGTAAATATTATCATGTCAACATTTTTATTTGACCAGAATTTCATAACTTAGGCAATTCACGTTTTGGTAACAATGTCATGCTATTAGAACATTATTATCAAAGGTTTTGTTAGATCCAATCGAAATGCAATGTAAAGGATTTGAGTCAATAAGTGTGGACTTCTATCGTGGGGTATATAAGGTCTTGAGCTCCCTAATCACAATAGTTAGCTTTTGTGCTGTGGTTTCCCCAAGGATCTTATCAAATAGTATTAGAGTTGCCTTTGGTGTCTCAGATAAGGCTACTAAGGAGGGTTTTGACCAATGGAAGGTTCTAACCAAAAAGGATATCAAATGATGAGTCACCGAGTGAACTTCAAAGAGTGTGAGTTGTTGAGACATCAGTTCTCAAGAACAATGCTATCATAGGGAATTGAGTATTATGGGACGCCGCTAGGGTATTCAAGTGTTTGATTCTTCCTCCTTTAGTATTATCTTTGAAGGGTGAGTTCCCCCGAGTGTTTTGTAATCATCAATCAGTATCACAGCCTATTCCACCATGTCTCGTAGCTGAAAATGTGTGGTGTAGCTGGTGACGCATGCAGTACAATGGTCACCCAGGACTAGTCAAAGGGCTAGTGCACAGAAAACTTGCATGGGCACCAAGGCTGCTGAGCATGGTAGAATGTTAGAATCCAAGTGCAAGTTTTAGGACTTGAGTCCCCCACAGAAAGAATAGGAATGTGGGGCTTCTAAGCCTTGGACTCTCCAATTAAAATAGCAAGCTTTTGTGGCGTTGTGCTTCCAAGTTTCTTATCAAAGTAACTTGTACCCTTTAGATTCTTGTCTTGGTTTGTTTATCAAGGTAGCACATTGCCAAgaaaaacatacatatatacatacatacatacatatatatatatatatatatatatatatatatatatatatatatatatatatatacacacacacacacatatatatatatatacacacacacacacatatatatatatatatatatacaaaccTGGTAGCTTCATCTTCAAGCTGCATGAGCCGAACACAGAACATAGAAACCGAGTTGTACAAACCCCATCCAATTGGTTTCTCAGTCCCATCGGCTACAAGAACAACATCTCCAGTCTTAGGAGGGGGCCGCCCGATTATTCTATCAACAGCTCCACTGTACACCATTGGGTTGCCATCCTTAAAGATTTGTGTCTTCCCCTTTTTCAACACAACCTTTGCAACACCTACCAAACCCAAactattcataaaataattcagtgagtttaaaagaatataacTTTCCCATGTATGACACTTGAACTAATCCATAGCACCTCCTGCTTTCTCAgaaaacattattaattaataaccaTTATTCAAAAAAGCTCCACGCTTTCCTTAGCTCGAAGTTTAAGATATTAGTACAGAACTCTCTGTAAGTGCATGAACAACATTTGCCACCAATTTTCTGCAATATCGATTAGGAGAACTGCAACTTAAAACCCTCATTCTCTCACTGAGGAACAAAAAACCCAAATACATGCATAACacgaggagagagagagagagagagagagagagagagagagagagagagatgacACCTTTTGGTTGATGGAGGGCAATTTGTTGAAGGGTGGAAGCAGAAGCTGGTAGAGAACAAACTGAGAGTGACTTCATCAGCAGCGTTTGCAGCGGCTTCATTTCTTCTTCCGAGTTCTTCTCCTGCGATTTGGTTAGcatggaagaaaataaaaatactctagaattattttttattttatgtaattttatttattatttaaaaataaaataactaaatatattatattaaagttataatGTACTAAGAAAAACCGATGATATAAAATTAgattctaaatatttatattgtcaCAATTATTATCTCccaaattttcaataatattaacattattataaaataaattacatattaataaaaacagtaaaaaaaacatatataaacttttttagtTATCCAAATATAACTATAATACTATAATAGAGAATAATATATCTATCAACAAATTATCTTACACTAGAAAAGTTAAAGTGTGGCTAGACtctataaaaaaactatatacatttataaacaaatatatatacaagatCCACAACTAAGAAGACTAAGGTTGGTTCTTTATTATGGCTTTATCTCCTAACATTTGATCTCTTCTGATATGCTCACATCGTAAAGAAAATCATTGCATCTCCAGGATATGAACAAACAaacataaacacaaaaaaatggTAAGCTAGTTTATTAAAGAGCACACATAAACATCATTTATAATTGtcattaaataaattactatCATTCActaaacaatattcatacaCAAATTACCATCTATTGTAAACATGCTGACAAAATCACAAGCAGTATTTCCTGAGGCATGTAAAGTCACtatccttaaggacttatctgtagtgtattgcgcaagtctcCAAGATACAATAGGA
The Vigna angularis cultivar LongXiaoDou No.4 chromosome 5, ASM1680809v1, whole genome shotgun sequence genome window above contains:
- the LOC108320252 gene encoding uncharacterized protein LOC108320252 isoform X2, which gives rise to MLTKSQEKNSEEEMKPLQTLLMKSLSVCSLPASASTLQQIALHQPKGVAKVVLKKGKTQIFKDGNPMVYSGAVDRIIGRPPPKTGDVVLVADGTEKPIGWGLYNSVSMFCVRLMQLEDEATSDSYCALNMEKLIETRIDAAVEVRRRLGLPSVHTNAYRLINSEGDRLSGLIIDVFGDVAVVASSAAWVEKYKSEIEACLGKINYINHINWRPSVDILKEDGMNESDLKEMHSSTCPERTKIVENGIGYTISLKGQKTGFYADQRENRQFISTISDGLKVLDLCCYSGGFALNAVRGGIDTSLLALELAKENVLLNSIDPGRISFLKEDATEYMKGALLRNESWDIVIIDPPKLAPTKKVLHSASGMYRNLNSLAMQLTKRGGLLMTCSCSGAVTQSGIFLRILQGAASMAGRKITVLRQSGAACDHPIDPSYPEGAYLTNILLRVS
- the LOC108320252 gene encoding uncharacterized protein LOC108320252 isoform X1; protein product: MLTKSQEKNSEEEMKPLQTLLMKSLSVCSLPASASTLQQIALHQPKGVAKVVLKKGKTQIFKDGNPMVYSGAVDRIIGRPPPKTGDVVLVADGTEKPIGWGLYNSVSMFCVRLMQLEDEATSDSYCALNMEKLIETRIDAAVEVRRRLGLPSVHTNAYRLINSEGDRLSGLIIDVFGDVAVVASSAAWVEKYKSEIEACLGKINYINHINWRPSVDILKEDGMNESDLKEMHSSTCPERTKIVENGIGYTISLKGQKTGFYADQRENRQFISTISDGLKVLDLCCYSGGFALNAVRGGALNVTGIDTSLLALELAKENVLLNSIDPGRISFLKEDATEYMKGALLRNESWDIVIIDPPKLAPTKKVLHSASGMYRNLNSLAMQLTKRGGLLMTCSCSGAVTQSGIFLRILQGAASMAGRKITVLRQSGAACDHPIDPSYPEGAYLTNILLRVS
- the LOC108320252 gene encoding uncharacterized protein LOC108320252 isoform X3 — protein: MLTKSQEKNSEEEMKPLQTLLMKSLSVCSLPASASTLQQIALHQPKGVAKVVLKKGKTQIFKDGNPMVYSGAVDRIIGRPPPKTGDVVLVADGTEKPIGWGLYNSVSMFCVRLMQLEDEATSDSYCALNMEKLIETRIDAAVEVRRRLGLPSVHTNAYRLINSEGDRLSGLIIDVFGDVAVVASSAAWVEKYKSEIEACLGKINYINHINWRPSVDILKEDGMNESDLKEMHSSTCPERTKIVENGIGYTISLKGQKTGFYADQRENRQFISTISDGLKVLDLCCYSGGFALNAVRGGALNVTGIDTSLLALELAKENVLLNSIDPGRISFLKEDATEYMKGALLRNESWDIVIIDPPKLAPTKKVLHSASGMYRNLNSLAMQLTKRGGLLMTCSCSGAVTQSGIFLRILQHLWQVGKSLFSDSLEQHVIILLIHHIPKAHT
- the LOC108320252 gene encoding uncharacterized protein LOC108320252 isoform X4; this translates as MLTKSQEKNSEEEMKPLQTLLMKSLSVCSLPASASTLQQIALHQPKGVAKVVLKKGKTQIFKDGNPMVYSGAVDRIIGRPPPKTGDVVLVADGTEKPIGWGLYNSVSMFCVRLMQLEDEATSDSYCALNMEKLIETRIDAAVEVRRRLGLPSVHTNAYRLINSEGDRLSGLIIDVFGDVAVVASSAAWVEKYKSEIEACLGKINYINHINWRPSVDILKEDGMNESDLKEMHSSTCPERTKIVENGIGYTISLKGQKTGFYADQRENRQFISTISDGLKVLDLCCYSGGFALNAVRGGALNVTGIDTSLLALELAKENVLLNSIDPGRISFLKEDATEYMKGALLRNESWDIVIIDPPKLAPTKK